A single region of the Brassica rapa cultivar Chiifu-401-42 chromosome A03, CAAS_Brap_v3.01, whole genome shotgun sequence genome encodes:
- the LOC103861070 gene encoding potassium transporter 9, which translates to MAGRVEASLTEGESTIEERDREAMREFEEGLDQPMDEEANMLKNMNKEKGLSMLMLLRLSFQSLGIVYGDLGTSPLYVFYNTFPNGIDDSEDVIGALSLIIYSLLLIPLIKYVLIVCKANDNGQGGTLAIYSLLCRHANVNLIPNQQRSDEDLSTYSRTLVAEGSFAAKTKKWLESRHSKKRSLLVIVLLGTCMMIGDSILTPAISVLSATGGIKVNNPKMSSDIAVFVSVVILIGLFSMQHYGTDKVGWLFAPIVLIWFLFIGATGSQLSLLLDVPLLIAYQPSKIYLALTPTR; encoded by the exons ATGGCGGGAAGGGTAGAAGCTTCTCTTACAGAAGGAGAAAGCACCATTGAAGAAAGAGACAGAGAAGCTATGAGGGAATTTGAGGAGGGACTCGATCAACCCATGGACGAAGAAGCTAATATGCTCAAGAatatgaacaaagaaaag GGCTTGTCGATGTTGATGCTACTGAGACTATCATTCCAAAGTTTAGGGATAGTTTATGGCGATCTAGGGACTTCTCCATTGTATGTGTTCTACAATACATTCCCTAATGGAATTGATGATAGTGAAGATGTGATTGGAGCTCTTTCTTTGATCATTTACTCTCTTCTGCTTATACCTCTCATCAAGTATGTGTTAATTGTATGCAAAGCTAATGATAACGGTCAAG GTGGGACTTTAGCTATATACTCATTGCTTTGTAGACATGCTAACGTGAATCTCATCCCGAATCAGCAACGCAGCGATGAGGATCTGAGTACTTATAGTCGAACTTTAGTAGCTGAAGGGTCCTTTGCTGCCAAAACAAAGAAATGGTTGGAGAGTAGACATTCAAAGAAGAGATCCCTTCTTGTCATTGTTCTTTTAGGGACATGTATGATGATAGGTGATAGTATCTTAACCCCAGCCATCTCTG TTCTTTCAGCTACTGGTGGAATCAAGGTCAACAATCCAAAGATGAGCAGCG ACATCGCCGTGTTTGTGTCTGTTGTCATTTTAATTGGACTGTTCAGTATGCAACACTATGGTACAGACAAGGTCGGATGGCTCTTTGCACCTATCGTTCTTATTTGGTTCCTCTTCATTGGAGCCACTG gcagccagctctcactcctactggaTGTCCCACTCCTCATCGCATATCAACCTTCTAAAATCTAcctagctctcactcctactaggtag
- the LOC117132631 gene encoding potassium transporter 9-like produces MFIAATGAAIVGSQATISGTYSLIKQAVSHGCFPPVKIVNTSKKFLAQIYCPDINWILMIGCIAVTASFKNQIDIGNAYGTAVVIVMLVTTLLMVLTMLVVWRCHWILVLIFALLSLVVELSYFSAVLLKINEGGWVPLIIAAFSLLVMFVWNYVTVKKYEFEVHSRVSMSWILGLGPSLGLVRVPGIGLVHTELASGVPHIFSHFITNLPAIHSVVVFVCVKNLLVYTVPEEERFLVKRIGPKTFRMFRCVARYGYKDLHRKDDRFEDKLFENLFSFIQNETMMESDSNYSNSVYPVNYTQESRDELISNNNNNHDSIDNNMVMFSSMVDYMDTMSFSQNITVEEEEEEEDELEFLKTCKESGVVHIMGNTVVKARKGSLLPKKIAIDYVYAFLAKICRENSAILHVPHETLLNVGQVYYL; encoded by the exons ATGTTTATAGCAGCGACTGGAGCTGCAATCGTTGGGAGCCAAGCTACCATATCAGGGACTTATTCATTAATCAAACAAGCTGTGTCTCATGGGTGTTTTCCTCCAGTTAAAATTGTTAACACTTCTAAGAAGTTTCTTGCTCAGATCTATTGCCCTGATATTAACTGGATACTCATGATTGGTTGCATCGCCGTCACTGCTAGTTTCAAGAACCAGATCGATATCGGAAATGCATACG GGACTGCGGTTGTGATCGTGATGCTTGTGACCACATTACTGATGGTCCTGACCATGCTTGTCGTGTGGCGGTGCCACTGGATCCTTGTCCTTATATTCGCCCTTCTCTCGCTCGTGGTGGAACTGTCATATTTTTCGGCTGTGCTCTTAAAGATTAATGAAGGAGGCTGGGTTCCGCTCATCATAGCAGCATTCTCTCTTTTGGTAATGTTTGTTTGGAATTACGTAACAGTCAAGAAGTATGAGTTTGAAGTGCACAGTAGAGTTTCCATGAGTTGGATCCTCGGTCTCGGTCCCAGCCTTGGGCTTGTACGTGTCCCCGGGATCGGGTTGGTCCACACTGAACTAGCGAGTGGTGTCCCTCACATCTTCTCTCATTTCATCACTAACCTTCCCGCAATTCACTCTGTCGTAGTCTTTGTCTGCGTCAAGAACCTTCTGGTATACACCGTCCCTGAAGAAGAGAGGTTTCTTGTCAAAAGAATCGGACCAAAGACATTCCGAATGTTTCGGTGCGTAGCCAG GTATGGTTACAAAGATCTACACAGGAAAGACGACAGATTCGAAGACAAACTGTTCGAGAACCTCTTCTCGTTCATCCAAAACGAGACAATGATGGAGTCAGATTCAAACTATAGCAACAGCGTGTATCCCGTCAACTATACACAAGAGTCCAGAGATGAATTGATCAGTAACAACAATAACAACCACGATAGCATCGATAACAACATGGTTATGTTCTCATCGATGGTGGACTACATGGACACTATGAGTTTCAGTCAGAACATcacggtggaggaggaggaggaggaggaggatgagttGGAGTTTCTAAAGACATGTAAAGAGTCAGGGGTTGTTCATATCATGGGGAACACTGTGGTGAAAGCAAGAAAAGGATCATTGCTTCCAAAGAAGATAGCCATTGATTATGTTTATGCGTTTCTTGCTAAGATTTGTAGGGAGAATAGTGCTATCTTGCATGTTCCTCATGAAACCCTTTTGAACGTTGGGCAAGTCTATTATCTTTAG
- the LOC103861185 gene encoding uncharacterized protein At4g15970, which yields MACDRFFGDPYDSDNWVNGGFTYVKSNHRSIEFYKFWYKSRLDYPELHDQDVFNKIKHEAIVSEIGIQMRFFDTVYFGGFCQTSRDINLVCTMHANCCIGLEKKLHDLNLVLDDWRKYLSLSEQVKNMTWSVPMKCL from the coding sequence ATGGCGTGTGATCGATTCTTCGGTGATCCTTATGACTCAGACAATTGGGTAAACGGAGGCTTCACTTACGTGAAATCAAACCACAGAAGCATTGAGTTCTACAAGTTTTGGTACAAATCTCGTCTAGATTATCCAGAGTTACATGACCAAGATGTGTTCAACAAGATCAAACACGAGGCTATAGTCTCAGAGATTGGGATCCAGATGAGATTCTTTGACACGGTTTACTTTGGTGGGTTTTGTCAGACGAGCAGAGACATAAACTTGGTGTGTACGATGCATGCTAATTGTTGTATTGGATTAGAGAAGAAGCTTCATGATCTTAATCTCGTTCTTGATGACTGGAGAAAGTATTTGTCTTTATCTGAACAAGTTAAGAATATGACTTGGAGTGTTCCTATGAAGTGTTTATGA